A window of the Streptomyces sp. NBC_00250 genome harbors these coding sequences:
- a CDS encoding glycoside hydrolase family 43 protein has product MTGAGAVTATGDLGDGTYRNPVLAADWSDPDVVRVGEDYHLTASSFGRAPGLPLLHSRDLVNWTLVGHALERLEPAAAFTEPRHDRGVWAPSFRHHDGRFWIFWGDPDHGIFQVNAPSVRGPWTAPHLVKAGRGLIDACPLWDEESGEAYLVHAWAKSRAGFNNRLTGHRMSPDGTKVLDEGRVLVDADRIPGWFTLEGPKLYRHDGWFWILAPAGGVATGWQGALRSRSFFGPYEERTVLAQGDTDVNGPHQGGWVRTQRGEDWFLHFQRSGAHGRLVHLQPMRWDADGWPVLGAGGAPVRVHRKPDLPEQPPARPAVDDTFPGGRFGRQWQWTANPGEGWASQHSGDGLRLGCVRTDRLGDLRSVPHVLTQRLPAGAVAVEVGLRLDSEAAGARAGLVVLGDAYAWIGLERAPDGTARLVHRFAPADAEHERDAAHSRPVTGDRVLLRIEVTADARCRFSYTTDDTADGPVRLGPEFAATPWRWVGALLGLFAGAPEGAGHAGTAVFSAFRVTAV; this is encoded by the coding sequence GTGACGGGGGCCGGTGCGGTCACGGCCACCGGGGACCTCGGTGACGGCACGTACCGCAACCCCGTCCTCGCCGCCGACTGGTCCGACCCCGACGTGGTCCGGGTCGGCGAGGACTACCACCTGACGGCGTCCAGCTTCGGCCGCGCGCCCGGCCTGCCGCTGCTGCACTCCCGGGACCTGGTCAACTGGACGCTCGTCGGCCACGCCCTGGAGCGGCTCGAACCGGCTGCCGCGTTCACGGAGCCCCGGCACGACCGGGGGGTGTGGGCGCCCTCGTTCCGGCACCACGACGGCCGGTTCTGGATCTTCTGGGGTGACCCCGACCACGGGATCTTCCAGGTCAACGCCCCTTCCGTACGCGGCCCGTGGACGGCCCCGCACCTGGTGAAGGCGGGCAGGGGTCTGATCGACGCCTGCCCGCTGTGGGACGAGGAGTCGGGCGAGGCGTATCTCGTGCACGCCTGGGCCAAGTCCCGCGCGGGGTTCAACAACCGGCTCACCGGGCACCGGATGAGCCCGGACGGCACGAAGGTGCTGGACGAGGGCCGGGTCCTCGTCGACGCCGACCGGATACCGGGCTGGTTCACCCTGGAGGGCCCGAAGCTGTACCGGCACGACGGCTGGTTCTGGATCCTCGCGCCGGCCGGGGGCGTGGCCACCGGCTGGCAGGGCGCGCTCCGGTCGCGGTCCTTCTTCGGCCCGTACGAGGAGCGGACCGTCCTCGCGCAGGGCGACACCGACGTCAACGGCCCCCACCAGGGCGGCTGGGTGCGCACCCAGCGCGGCGAGGACTGGTTCCTGCACTTCCAGCGGTCGGGCGCGCACGGCCGGCTCGTCCATCTCCAGCCGATGCGCTGGGACGCGGACGGCTGGCCCGTGCTCGGCGCCGGGGGTGCCCCGGTCCGGGTCCACCGCAAGCCGGACCTGCCGGAGCAGCCGCCCGCGCGGCCGGCGGTGGACGACACCTTTCCCGGCGGGCGGTTCGGCCGCCAGTGGCAGTGGACCGCCAACCCGGGCGAGGGCTGGGCCAGTCAGCACTCGGGCGACGGGCTGCGGCTCGGCTGTGTGCGGACGGACCGGCTCGGCGACCTCCGGAGCGTGCCGCACGTCCTCACCCAGCGGCTGCCCGCCGGGGCCGTGGCCGTCGAGGTCGGGCTGCGGCTCGACTCCGAGGCGGCCGGGGCCCGCGCGGGGCTCGTCGTCCTGGGGGACGCGTACGCGTGGATCGGCCTGGAGCGCGCCCCGGACGGCACGGCCCGGCTCGTGCACCGTTTCGCCCCGGCCGACGCGGAGCACGAACGGGACGCGGCGCACTCCCGGCCGGTCACCGGGGACCGGGTCCTGCTCCGGATCGAGGTCACGGCGGACGCGCGCTGCCGCTTCTCGTACACCACCGACGACACAGCTGACGGTCCGGTCCGGCTCGGACCGGAGTTCGCCGCCACTCCCTGGCGCTGGGTCGGCGCCCTGCTCGGTCTGTTCGCCGGGGCGCCGGAGGGTGCGGGACACGCCGGGACGGCCGTGTTCTCCGCCTTCCGCGTCACCGCCGTCTGA
- a CDS encoding ABC transporter substrate-binding protein, whose amino-acid sequence MTIFPGGRRRAALALALSSVLALTATACGDDGSGGGGDKGTEGSGKGKITFWDNNGGVRTDVWKEIIADFEKANPDIDVEYVGIASKEVQSKYDTAIQGDGLPDVGGVGAAMLAGIAAQNALEPLDARIEDSALKGRLNAGMVASVKAAGGQDKLFTVPTSASNGVLYYRTDLFKAAGLQEPTTWSKFYAAAEKLTATDKNRFGYTIRGGAGSIAQALDAMYGQSGITSFWNGDKTTVNDPKNVAALEKYAGLFKKTTPAADVNNDFTKMVAQWDSGQIGMLNHNLGSYQDHVKALGTDKFRGIPNPTLDDGTRVQVSNPVDGLGLFSSSKNKAAAWKFIEFAASHASNSKWNKSAGAIPANTEAAQDPWLQEAEPTKLGAEVLFSGKATIVELPYYLPDWNTISKAENEPGFQKVLLGTSGAKEFLDHLAEQLNAAQAEWKQQNQ is encoded by the coding sequence ATGACCATCTTCCCCGGCGGACGGCGCAGAGCCGCCCTCGCCCTCGCCCTGTCCTCCGTCCTCGCACTGACCGCCACCGCCTGCGGTGACGACGGCAGCGGCGGGGGCGGCGACAAGGGCACCGAGGGATCGGGCAAGGGCAAGATCACCTTCTGGGACAACAACGGCGGTGTCCGCACCGACGTCTGGAAGGAGATCATCGCGGACTTCGAGAAGGCGAACCCCGACATCGACGTCGAGTACGTCGGGATCGCCTCCAAGGAGGTCCAGTCGAAGTACGACACCGCGATCCAGGGCGACGGCCTGCCGGACGTGGGCGGCGTCGGCGCGGCGATGCTCGCCGGAATCGCCGCGCAGAACGCCCTGGAGCCGCTGGACGCCCGGATCGAGGACAGCGCGCTCAAGGGCAGGCTCAACGCCGGCATGGTCGCGAGCGTGAAGGCGGCGGGCGGGCAGGACAAGCTGTTCACCGTCCCCACCTCCGCGAGCAACGGCGTGCTCTACTACCGCACCGACCTGTTCAAGGCGGCCGGGCTGCAGGAGCCCACCACCTGGTCGAAGTTCTACGCGGCGGCGGAGAAGCTGACCGCCACCGACAAGAACCGTTTCGGCTACACGATCCGCGGCGGCGCGGGCTCGATCGCACAGGCCCTGGACGCCATGTACGGCCAGAGCGGCATCACGAGCTTCTGGAACGGCGACAAGACCACCGTCAACGATCCGAAGAACGTGGCGGCGCTGGAGAAGTACGCCGGCCTGTTCAAGAAGACCACCCCGGCCGCCGACGTCAACAACGACTTCACCAAGATGGTCGCGCAGTGGGACAGCGGCCAGATCGGCATGCTGAACCACAACCTGGGCTCCTACCAGGACCACGTGAAGGCGCTCGGCACCGACAAGTTCCGGGGCATCCCCAACCCGACCCTGGACGACGGCACCCGTGTGCAGGTCTCCAACCCGGTCGACGGCCTCGGGCTCTTCTCCTCCAGCAAGAACAAGGCCGCCGCCTGGAAGTTCATCGAGTTCGCGGCCTCGCACGCCTCCAACAGCAAGTGGAACAAGTCGGCCGGCGCCATCCCCGCCAACACGGAGGCCGCCCAGGACCCGTGGCTCCAGGAGGCGGAGCCGACCAAGCTCGGCGCCGAGGTCCTCTTCAGCGGCAAGGCCACGATCGTGGAGCTGCCGTACTACCTGCCGGACTGGAACACGATCTCCAAGGCCGAGAACGAGCCGGGCTTCCAGAAGGTCCTGCTCGGTACGTCCGGCGCCAAGGAGTTCCTCGACCACCTGGCCGAGCAGCTGAACGCGGCGCAGGCCGAATGGAAGCAGCAGAACCAGTGA
- a CDS encoding rhamnogalacturonan acetylesterase: MSVGRRAVVTAGAGLALALAGAPPARSQGHPRMRTLFLAGDSTAAQKYADAAPETGWGMALPFFLHHGVRVANHAVNGRSTKSFLDEGRLDVVLKALRPGDLLLVQFGHNDQKVADPSRYTEPWTTYQDNLRVFVEGARSRGALPVFATSVERRRFDVDGTALRTLGAYPAAMRETARESDVPLLDLEALSLALWQRLGPEATKTYFNWTATEQDNTHFNPPGAIEVARLAAAELLRTHVLAPRETRRLDDEIPTPWITWPESEESST, from the coding sequence GTGAGCGTAGGCCGCCGCGCGGTGGTCACGGCCGGGGCGGGCCTCGCGCTCGCCCTGGCCGGGGCTCCCCCGGCCCGTTCCCAAGGACACCCCCGCATGCGCACCCTGTTCCTCGCCGGCGACTCCACCGCCGCCCAGAAGTACGCCGACGCCGCTCCCGAGACCGGCTGGGGCATGGCCCTCCCCTTCTTCCTGCACCACGGCGTGCGGGTCGCCAACCACGCCGTCAACGGGCGCAGCACCAAGAGCTTCCTCGACGAGGGGCGCCTCGACGTCGTACTGAAGGCGCTCCGCCCCGGCGACCTGCTCCTGGTCCAGTTCGGTCACAACGACCAGAAGGTCGCCGATCCGAGCCGGTACACCGAGCCGTGGACCACCTACCAGGACAATCTGCGGGTCTTCGTCGAGGGCGCGCGGTCCCGTGGCGCCCTCCCGGTGTTCGCCACCTCCGTCGAGCGGCGCAGGTTCGACGTGGACGGCACCGCCCTGCGGACGCTCGGCGCGTACCCGGCGGCGATGCGGGAGACCGCCCGCGAGTCGGACGTCCCGCTCCTCGACCTGGAGGCGCTGTCGCTCGCCCTGTGGCAGCGGCTCGGCCCCGAGGCCACCAAGACGTACTTCAACTGGACCGCGACCGAGCAGGACAACACCCACTTCAACCCGCCCGGGGCGATCGAGGTGGCCCGCCTCGCCGCCGCCGAGCTGCTCCGCACCCATGTCCTCGCGCCGCGCGAGACGCGCCGCCTGGACGACGAGATACCCACCCCGTGGATCACCTGGCCCGAGTCCGAGGAGAGCAGCACATGA
- a CDS encoding pectate lyase family protein — protein MNRRTRLGVMAATALTLTVTAPAAGAHAAPRPAADPARATLPAGDGWASDGTGTTGGAAADASRVFTVTTWEEFRDALAVPGTEPRIVKVVGTLNATAAGCAAFEAPGYDFARYLADYDPAVWGYENVVSGPQEDLRAASATAQGKAIKVKVPANTTIAGVGRDAGITGGSLQVQGVDNVVIRNLTMESPLDCFPQWDPTDGATGAWNSEYDSLVVYGSTHVWIDHNTFTDGAHPDSSLPSYYGEVYQQHDGELDVVRGADLVTISWNAFTDHDKTLMIGNSDSAGATDRGKLRVTLHHNLFENVVERAPRVRFGQVDAYNNHFVVPSSAYAYSLGIGQESQLFAEKNAFTLAGDVPAGKILKKWKDAPVTTVGNYVNGRPVDLLAVHNTQFPEELLRADAGWTPVLRTRVDHPRAVPALVDHRAGAGRSC, from the coding sequence ATGAACCGACGCACGCGACTGGGAGTGATGGCCGCGACCGCCCTCACCCTGACGGTCACCGCCCCCGCCGCCGGCGCCCACGCCGCCCCGCGCCCCGCCGCCGACCCCGCCCGCGCCACGCTGCCGGCCGGTGACGGCTGGGCGTCCGACGGAACCGGCACCACCGGCGGGGCCGCCGCCGACGCATCCCGCGTCTTCACCGTCACCACCTGGGAGGAGTTCCGGGACGCGTTGGCCGTGCCCGGCACCGAGCCCAGGATCGTCAAGGTGGTCGGCACCCTGAACGCCACCGCCGCCGGCTGCGCCGCCTTCGAGGCCCCCGGCTACGACTTCGCCCGCTACCTCGCCGACTACGACCCCGCCGTCTGGGGGTACGAGAACGTGGTGAGCGGCCCCCAGGAGGACCTGCGGGCGGCCTCCGCGACCGCCCAGGGCAAGGCCATCAAGGTCAAGGTGCCCGCGAACACCACGATCGCCGGTGTCGGCAGGGACGCCGGGATCACCGGCGGCAGCCTCCAGGTGCAGGGCGTCGACAACGTGGTGATCCGCAACCTGACGATGGAGAGTCCGCTCGACTGCTTCCCGCAGTGGGACCCGACGGACGGCGCGACCGGGGCGTGGAACTCCGAGTACGACAGCCTCGTCGTGTACGGCTCCACCCATGTGTGGATCGACCACAACACCTTCACCGACGGGGCCCACCCGGACAGTTCGCTGCCCTCGTACTACGGGGAGGTCTACCAGCAGCACGACGGGGAGCTGGACGTCGTACGGGGTGCGGACCTCGTCACGATCTCCTGGAACGCCTTCACCGACCACGACAAGACCCTGATGATCGGCAACAGCGACAGCGCGGGCGCCACCGACCGGGGGAAGCTGCGGGTCACCCTGCACCACAACCTCTTCGAGAACGTCGTCGAGCGGGCGCCGCGGGTCCGGTTCGGGCAGGTCGACGCGTACAACAACCACTTCGTCGTGCCGAGTTCGGCCTACGCCTACAGCCTCGGCATCGGGCAGGAGTCCCAGCTCTTCGCGGAGAAGAACGCGTTCACGCTCGCCGGGGACGTACCGGCCGGGAAGATCCTGAAGAAGTGGAAGGACGCGCCCGTCACGACCGTGGGCAACTACGTGAACGGCAGGCCCGTCGACCTCCTCGCCGTCCACAACACGCAGTTCCCCGAGGAGCTGTTGCGGGCCGACGCGGGCTGGACCCCCGTCCTGCGCACCCGGGTCGACCACCCGAGGGCCGTGCCCGCCCTCGTCGACCACCGCGCGGGCGCCGGCCGGTCCTGCTGA
- a CDS encoding pectinesterase family protein, which translates to MPSHPNGAPTGRRSLLLGAAGTALALALPASPASAVSAAPDTSPSRARPFGRFGSPDRRLTERTLYVHPGGLGDHTSVQAAVTAASGTGRTLVLAPGTYRETVAVGPARTDMTWIGASGDPRDVVVVYANAAGTPRPEGGTYGTTGSATTTVQAPGFTAHGITFANDFLRTDLPGNPGTQAVALKVQGDRSAFFHCRFLGHQDTLYADSMSLTTFARQYFAHCHVEGDVDFVFGRATAVFERCHFRTLLRPDLAAAPHGFVFAPSTARENPYGFLAARCRITSEAPDGYYKLARPWVPGSDLTAWPSLVVRDSVLGQGIDAVAPYANMRDAYPWQAQRFAEYRNSGPGARITVPENRPRLGPSEAVSATRSTYLGDWNPRPPCP; encoded by the coding sequence ATGCCCTCGCACCCGAACGGAGCGCCGACGGGACGCCGCTCCCTGCTCCTGGGCGCCGCCGGAACCGCACTCGCCCTGGCGCTGCCCGCCTCTCCCGCCTCGGCCGTCTCCGCCGCGCCGGACACCTCGCCGTCACGTGCCCGGCCCTTCGGCCGGTTCGGTTCGCCCGACCGCCGGCTCACCGAGCGGACCCTGTACGTGCACCCCGGCGGCCTCGGCGACCACACCAGCGTCCAGGCCGCGGTCACCGCCGCGAGCGGCACCGGCCGGACCCTGGTGCTCGCCCCCGGTACGTACCGGGAGACGGTCGCCGTGGGTCCGGCCCGTACCGACATGACCTGGATCGGCGCGAGCGGCGATCCCCGCGACGTCGTCGTGGTGTACGCCAACGCCGCCGGAACGCCCCGCCCCGAGGGCGGCACCTACGGCACCACCGGTTCCGCGACCACCACCGTCCAGGCGCCCGGCTTCACCGCCCACGGCATCACCTTCGCCAACGACTTCCTCCGCACCGACCTTCCCGGCAACCCCGGTACCCAGGCCGTCGCGCTCAAGGTGCAGGGCGACCGGTCGGCGTTCTTCCACTGCCGTTTCCTCGGCCACCAGGACACCCTGTACGCGGACTCGATGTCGCTGACGACCTTCGCCCGCCAGTACTTCGCGCACTGCCACGTCGAGGGTGACGTCGACTTCGTCTTCGGTCGGGCCACCGCCGTCTTCGAGCGCTGCCACTTCCGTACGCTGCTCCGCCCCGATCTGGCGGCGGCCCCGCACGGCTTCGTCTTCGCCCCGTCCACGGCCCGGGAGAACCCGTACGGGTTCCTCGCCGCCCGCTGCCGGATCACCAGCGAGGCCCCGGACGGCTACTACAAGCTGGCCCGCCCATGGGTCCCCGGCTCGGACCTCACCGCCTGGCCGTCGCTCGTGGTCCGGGACAGCGTCCTCGGCCAGGGGATCGACGCGGTCGCACCATACGCGAACATGCGTGACGCCTACCCGTGGCAGGCACAGCGCTTCGCCGAGTACCGCAACTCCGGCCCGGGTGCCCGGATCACCGTCCCGGAGAACCGCCCCCGACTCGGGCCCTCCGAGGCCGTGTCCGCGACCCGGTCGACGTATCTCGGCGACTGGAACCCGCGCCCGCCCTGCCCCTGA
- a CDS encoding rhamnogalacturonan lyase B N-terminal domain-containing protein, which translates to MSAYDTSAQSLRRRTLLGAAVAGTAAAGGLLPSAATAAATAFGWSDDGTQYVVDTGAGLVFKVSKSTGDLTSLVYKGKEYEGYGGKHSHVESGLGASTVTLAQTGSTVLITVVHGTLRHYLAARSGRNNVYLWTDKADTSFTATRFIARLKPGVFPDGGPDSWVEGADTVIEAGDVWQRADGHTRSKHYSGVRVMDYDHIGYTTGSVGLWMIRSNHEKASGGPFYRSLLRHSNELGVGLYEILHYNQSQTEAMRFGLQGPYLLAFTDGGTPDPALFAADHDTSWVDGLGIPGWVGAAGRGRVAGVGLQGMAAGHPYTVGFANADAQYWARATAGTGAFSCRGMLPGAYTLTVYKGELAVHTSSVTVTAGAATALHTLTLTLANDPSTAPALWRIGDWDGTPGAFKNAALMTYAHPADVRAAAWTGNVVLDGGDVSASFPCYLWKGVNDGVLVYFRLTAAQAAAAHTLRIGVTTAFLNGRPQVTVNDWVSAIPSPPTQPSTRSLTNGSYRGNNHTFTYVVPASAWKTDPGQYNVLKLNVVSGSSGTGFLSSGTAVDCVDLLA; encoded by the coding sequence ATGAGCGCGTACGACACCTCCGCGCAGTCCCTCCGCCGCCGCACTCTCCTCGGGGCCGCCGTCGCCGGGACGGCCGCCGCCGGAGGCCTCCTGCCCTCCGCGGCCACCGCCGCCGCCACCGCGTTCGGCTGGAGCGACGACGGCACCCAGTACGTCGTCGACACCGGCGCGGGACTGGTCTTCAAGGTCTCCAAGTCCACCGGCGACCTCACCTCCCTCGTCTACAAGGGCAAGGAGTACGAGGGCTACGGCGGCAAGCACTCGCACGTCGAGTCCGGGCTCGGCGCCTCCACCGTCACCCTGGCGCAGACCGGGTCCACCGTGCTGATCACCGTCGTCCACGGCACCCTCCGCCACTACCTCGCGGCCCGCTCCGGACGGAACAACGTCTACCTGTGGACCGACAAGGCCGACACGTCCTTCACGGCCACCCGCTTCATCGCCCGCCTCAAGCCCGGCGTCTTCCCCGACGGGGGCCCCGACTCCTGGGTCGAGGGCGCGGACACCGTCATCGAGGCCGGGGACGTCTGGCAGCGCGCCGACGGGCACACCCGGTCCAAGCACTACTCCGGCGTCCGTGTCATGGACTACGACCACATCGGCTACACCACCGGCTCCGTCGGCCTCTGGATGATCCGCTCCAACCACGAGAAGGCCTCCGGCGGCCCCTTCTACCGCTCGCTGCTCCGACACTCCAACGAACTGGGCGTCGGCCTGTACGAGATCCTCCACTACAACCAGTCCCAGACCGAGGCCATGCGCTTCGGCCTCCAGGGCCCCTACCTGCTGGCCTTCACCGACGGCGGCACCCCCGACCCGGCGCTCTTCGCCGCCGACCACGACACCTCATGGGTGGACGGCCTCGGCATTCCCGGCTGGGTCGGCGCAGCCGGCCGCGGACGGGTCGCCGGCGTCGGACTCCAGGGCATGGCCGCGGGTCACCCGTACACCGTAGGCTTCGCCAACGCCGACGCCCAGTACTGGGCCCGCGCCACCGCCGGAACCGGCGCCTTCTCCTGCCGGGGCATGCTCCCCGGTGCGTACACCCTCACCGTCTACAAGGGCGAACTCGCCGTCCACACAAGCTCGGTGACCGTCACCGCGGGTGCCGCCACCGCCCTCCACACCCTCACCCTCACCCTCGCCAACGATCCGAGCACCGCCCCCGCCCTCTGGCGGATCGGCGACTGGGACGGCACCCCCGGCGCGTTCAAGAACGCCGCCCTCATGACGTACGCCCACCCCGCCGACGTCCGGGCCGCCGCCTGGACGGGGAACGTCGTCCTGGACGGCGGTGACGTGTCCGCCTCCTTCCCCTGCTATCTGTGGAAGGGCGTCAACGACGGCGTCCTCGTGTACTTCCGGCTGACCGCCGCCCAGGCCGCCGCCGCGCACACCCTGCGCATCGGGGTCACCACGGCCTTCCTCAACGGTCGCCCCCAGGTGACCGTCAACGACTGGGTCTCCGCGATCCCCTCACCGCCCACCCAGCCCTCGACCCGTTCGCTGACCAACGGCTCCTACCGGGGCAACAACCACACCTTCACGTACGTCGTCCCCGCGAGCGCCTGGAAGACCGACCCCGGCCAGTACAACGTGCTCAAGCTGAACGTCGTCAGCGGTTCCTCCGGCACCGGATTCCTGAGCTCGGGCACCGCCGTCGACTGTGTGGACCTGTTGGCCTGA
- a CDS encoding SigE family RNA polymerase sigma factor encodes MVSADAEADGSAAEFRAFFERHYAELARLAHLLTGETDAADDLAADAMLALWHRWDRVRAADHPAAYARGVVTNLVRTRIRGTVRERRRIAAFWDRRPDHTEDPDVPAVVDVRTALRALPFRKRACVVLRHAFDLSERDTALALGVSVGTVKSQTAKGMAELQRLLGPHAVTELATGRR; translated from the coding sequence GTGGTCTCCGCAGACGCTGAGGCCGACGGGAGCGCGGCGGAGTTCCGGGCCTTCTTCGAGCGCCACTACGCCGAACTCGCCCGTCTCGCCCATCTGCTGACGGGTGAGACCGACGCCGCCGACGACCTCGCCGCCGACGCGATGCTCGCCCTCTGGCACCGCTGGGACCGGGTCCGCGCCGCCGATCATCCCGCCGCCTACGCCCGCGGCGTCGTCACCAACCTCGTCCGCACCCGGATCCGTGGCACCGTCCGAGAGCGGCGCCGCATCGCCGCCTTCTGGGACCGGCGCCCCGACCACACCGAGGACCCGGACGTGCCCGCCGTCGTCGACGTGCGGACGGCGCTGCGCGCCCTGCCCTTCCGCAAGCGGGCCTGCGTCGTCCTTCGGCACGCCTTCGACCTCTCCGAACGCGACACCGCACTCGCGCTCGGCGTCTCGGTCGGTACGGTCAAGAGCCAGACCGCCAAGGGCATGGCCGAACTCCAGCGGCTGCTCGGCCCCCACGCCGTCACCGAACTCGCCACCGGGAGGCGCTGA